The Streptomyces tubercidicus DNA segment TGCGGGGCGGCGTCGGTCTTGGCGTCCGCGGCCTCGGTGGCCGTCCGCGCCGTGCTGACGATCAGCGCGTCCTCCGGTGCGCCGTCGCCGGCGGCCACGACGGTGAGGCCCTCGCGCGCGAGGTCCCGCAGCAGCTGCCAGGCCTCGGTGCGCTCGGCGTCGGCGAGCTTGAGGTCCACATCGTCGACGGCCAGCAGCTGCGGGCCGTGCATCAGCCCGAGCGCGACGGAGAGCCGCAGCGCCTCGATCCGCTCCAGGTCGCGCACGGTCGTCCGCAGGCCCTTGGGGAGGGTGTCGGGGTCGAGCCGGGCGGCCGCGAGGGCGGCGTCGACGCGGGCCCGGGTGGCCTCCTTGTGGCGCTTGCCCCAGGGGAGCGAGGCGCTCAGCGAGCCCTGGATGCGGTGGCCCAGCAGGGCCTGCTCCTTGAGGTGTTCGCCGACCGTGAGGGCGGGTTCGAGATCGGCGACGCCCGGGACATGGGCGAGGGCGGTACGGCTGCGGACGCTCCCCATCCGCTTGGGCAGCGGGAGCCCGGCGACCGTCGCCTCCCCCTCCGTGATCCGCATCCGGCCGGTGAGGGCCAGCAGCAGACAGGTGCGGCCGGAGCCGGAGGGGCCCTGGAGCGCGATCAGCGTGCCCGGTTCCGCGGTGATGGCGACACCTCTGAAGGCCCATCCGCGTGGGCCCTCCACTCCGATTCCGCTGGCGTTGACCGCCGCCCCCTGGCGGGTGGTGTTCACCGACACCCCTCCCCTTTTGATCTGACTGGTCAGTCTAAAAGTGTGCCCTACAACGGCTCTCTTGGCCAATCGGGTCTATTGGTCAATCGGGGTGCGCCGGTACGAACCGTTTTGGTGTGCCGGAGGCAACGGGCCGTCATTCGGCGCCGCAGATCCCGTGACCCGGACGGGGGAACCGTCCTAGGGTGCAGGGCAGGCGGGGGCCTGATGATGTTCATGGTGAGTCCGTGCTGCGTGACGTGGCACGGACCGCGCACGAATGACGGAGAATCATGCACCCTTCGCCACAGCACCCCGTGGACCGGCCGCCGCAGCCCCCCGGGGAACGCGCTCCCCGCCCCGTGGCACCGCGCTCCCGCAAGCTGGTCGCCCCCCTTCTCGCCACCGCTCTGATCGCGGTGCTCGCACCCGTCTCGGCCTCCGCCTCGGCGCCCGTCCCGGCGCCGGAACCGGCCGAGGCCGCGCAGGGGCCCTGCCTGAAGGGCGACGGCTGGACCGCCACCTCCACCAAGATCGACCCCAAGGACAGCCACCACGCCTACGTCGGCAACGGATACCTCGGACAGCGGGTGCCCCCCAACGGCACCGGCTATGCGGCACCCGGCGGCACGACCGGCTGGCCGCTGAAGACCCCCGAATACGACGGCTCCTTCGTCTCCGGGCTCTACGCCAAGGGGCCCAAGGACCTCAAGGGCCGGCAGGCGATCGCCGCGATCCCCACCTGGACCACCCTCGATGTCGCCACCGGCGGCGCGCACCCCGACACCTTCACCTCGGCCACCGAGCCCGGCCGGATCTCGAACTACCGCCAGACGCTCTCCCTGCGCTGCGGATTCGTCCGTACGTCGCTGACCTGGACCGCCGCCGACGGCCGCGCCACCGATCTGGTCTACGACGTGCTCGCCGACCGCACCGACGCGCACACCGGAGCCGTACGCCTGCGGATGACGCCCCACTGGAGCGGCGCGGCCACGGTCACCGACAGCCTCGACGGCCGTGGCGCCCGCCGTATGACGCCGTCCGGGGACGGGGCCACCACCGGGGGCCGGCAGACCGGCGGCAAGGAAGCCGGTGGTGGCGGCAAGGAAACCGGCGGCAAGGAGAGCGCAGGTAAGGAGAGCGCAGGTAAGGAGAGCGGCGGCAAGGAAGCGGGTGGCAAGGAGGCCGGAGCCGCCGGAACCGGCCGCACCATGGACGTCGGTTTCCGCACGGACGGGACGAAGACCGAGGGCGCGGTGGCCTCCACCCTGCGCGCCGGGCCCGGCGTACGCGCCAACCCGCCCGGCCCGGCGGCCCGCCAGGACAAGCTGAGCAACCGGCAGCGGGTGTCCTTCCCGGTCCGCAGCGGCCGCTCGTACGAACTCACCAAGTACGTCGGCGTGGACACCGCACTCACCTCCCGCTCCCCGCGCGCCGACGCCGACGCCGCCTCGCGCCGGGCCGCCGACCGCGGCTGGGACGCCCTGTTCGCCCGGCACAGCGCCGCCTGGCAGCGGCTGTGGCGCAGCGACATCGAGGTCAAGGGCCGCCGCGATCTGCAGGCATGGGTCCGCTCGGCGCAGTACGGACTGCTGGCCAACACCCGCGCCGGCAATCGCAACAGCATCGGCCCCACCGGCCTGACCAGCGACAACTACGCCGGTGAGATCTTCTGGGACGCCGAGACCTGGATGTACCCGGGCCTGCTCGCCGCCCACCCCGCACTCGCCAGGTCGATCGTCGACTACCGCTACAAGACCCGCGCCGGGGCCGCCGCCAACGCCCGGAAGCTCGGCTACGACGGGCTGTTCTACTCCTGGACCAGCGGCAGCAAGGGCGATCTGTGGACGGAGTGCCACAGCTGGGACCCGCCGCACTGCAAGACCCAGAACCACCTCATGGGCGATATCTCCCTGGCCACCTGGCAGTACTACCTCGCCACCAAGGACACCGCCTGGCTGAAGTCCCGCGGCTGGCCGGTCCTCAAGGGCATCGCCGAATTCTGGGCCTCACGGGCCACCCGTAACACCGACGGCAGCTACTCCGTCAAGAACGTCGCCGGGCCCGACGAGTACAGCAACGGCGTCAACGACGCGGTGTTCACCAACGCCGGGGCCGCCACCGCGCTGCGGCACGCCGCCCGGGTCGCCACGATCCTCGGCGAAAAGGCACCGGCCTCCTGGAAGACCATCGCCGACAAGCTGCGCATCCCCTACGACAGCAAGAAGAAGATCTTCGAGCAGTACGCCGGGTACAAGGGCACCACCATCAAGCAGGCCGACACCGTGCTGCTGATGTACCCGCTGGAATGGCCGATGTCCCAGACACAGGCCGCCCGCACGCTGGACTTCTACGCCGGGCACACCGACCCGGACGGCCCGGCCATGACGGACTCGGTGCACGCCATCGACGCGGCCGGCATCGGCGAGGCCGGCTGCTCCACGTACACCTATCTGCTGCGGTCCATCAAGCCGTTCGTCCGCGGCCCGTTCAACGAGTTCTCCGAGGCGCGCGGCGACAAGGCCGGGGCCGACGACCCGCACGCCGGTAAGCCCGCCCAGGACTTCCTCACCGGTAAGGGCGGCTTCCTGCAGACCTTCACCCACGGGCTGACGGGGCTGCGGCTGCGCGAGGACCGGGTCCGGCTCGACCCGATGCTGCCGCCGCAGCTCTCCGACGGCGTCACCCTGCGCGGTCTGCACTGGCAGGGACGGACCTACGACGTCGCGATCGGCGCGCACCAGACCACCGTGCGGCTGACCGCCGGTGCGCCGATGCGGATCGAGTCGCCGGAGGGCGAGAAGATCGTCAGCCGGGGCGTGCCCGCGGTCCTCAAGACCCGCCGCCCGGATCTGGCGGCGACCTCGAACGCGGCCCGCTGCACCACGGCCACCGCGACCTCGGAGGAGCCCGGTCTCTACGCGGGCGCCGCGGTGGACGGCAACGCCACCACGGCCTGGGTGCCCGACGCCGCCACCGGCACTCTCACCGTCGACCTCGGCCGGACCACCTCCGTCGGCCAGATCACCCCGCACTGGAACGGGACCCGGCCCAAGTCCTTCAACGTCCAGGTCTCCCGGGACGGGAAGCACTGGACGGGGACCGGATACGCGGGCCGCACCCCGGCCCGGTACGTACGGGTCACGGTGACCGGCGACACGTCGCCGTTGGCCGACGGCAAGCCCAAGCCGCATCCGGGGATCTCGGAGCTCACGGTGGAGCGGGCGAAGGACCTGACGGCGGAGCGGGGGAAGTAGCCCGCCACGGCCCCTGAGGACGGCTGAGCGACGGCCCCGTACCGGAGGACCCGGAACGGGGCCGTCCGCTGTGCCGGGCGGCGGTGCCGGCACATGCCGGGCGGCGGTGCTCGCACGTGCCGGGCGGCGGTGCTCGCGGAGAAGTTTGTGACAGCGGGATGAAATCCGCTCCGCGCGGTGTTGGTGATCTCGAACAGTGTCGACAGGGTCCTGTCGGCAATGTCGACGGGCGGGAGGCACCGGGTGGCGGGGACGGACACGGAACGAGCGGGCTGGGCGCGGCGGCTGACCCGCGACTGCTGGCAGTACCGGAAAGACGTGCTGCTCGCGCTCGGCTCCTCGCTCGTCGGGATGGCCGTATTGGCCCTGGTCCCGCTGGTACCGAAGCTGATCATCGACGATGTGATCGTCCGGCACGAGCGCTCCATCGGCCCCTGGGCCGCCCTGCTGGTCGTGGCCGCGGTCGTGGTCTACGTCCTCACCTACGTCCGCCGCTTCTACGGCGGCCGGCTCGCCCTGGACGTCCAGCACGATCTGCGGACCCGGATGTTCGGCTCGATCGCCCGGCTCGACGGGCGGCGGCAGGACGAGCTGAGCACCGGCCAGGTGGTCGGCCGCGCCACCAGCGACCTCCAGCTGATCCAGAGCCTGCTGTTCATGCTCCCGATGATGATCGGGAACGTGCTGCTGTTCGCGGTCTCGCTGGCCGTGATGGCGGTGCTGTCGCCGCTGCTCACCGTCGTCGCGCTGGCTGTCGCCCCCGCCCTGTGGTTCATCGCCAAGCGCAGCCGCGCCCGCCTCTTTCCCGCGACCTGGTACGCCCAGGGGCAGGCGGCCGCGGTGGCCGGTGTGGTGGACGGCGCGGTCACCGGTGTCCGGGTGGTCAAGGGCTTCGGGCAGGAGGACCAGGAGACCGGGAAGCTGCGCGAGGTCAGCCGCCGGCTGTTCGCCGGGCGGCTGCGCACGGTCCGGCTCAACGCCCGTTACACCCCCGCCCTGCAGGCCGTCCCCGCGCTCGGCCAGGTCGCGATGCTGGCCCTCGGCGGCTGGATGGCCACGCAGGGGCAGGTCACCCTGGGCACCTTCGTCGCCTTCTCCACCTACCTGGCGCAGCTGGTCGGCCCGGTCCGGATGCTGGCGATGATGCTGACCGTCGGCCAGCAGGCACGGGCCGGTGTGGAGCGGGTCTACGAGCTGATCGACACCGAGCCGTCGATCGCCGAGCGGCCGGACGCCCATGAACTGCCCGCCGACGCCCCGGCGACCGTCGAGTTCGACGGGGTGACGTTCGGGTACGCGCCGCTGCACGAGGGCGAGGGCGAGGGCGACGGCGAGGATGCCGGGGCGGGCGCGGGTGACGGTGCGGGCGCGGGGAACGGCGCGGGATCCGGCCCGGCCGCACGGCCCGTCCGTCCCGTCCTGGAGGACTTCTCGCTGCGCATCGAGGCCGGTGAGACCGTCGCCGTGGTCGGCACGTCCGGCAGCGGCAAGTCCACGGTCTCGCTGCTGCTGCCGCGCTTCTACGACGTCTCCGCGGGCCGGGTCCTGGTGGGCGGCCACGATGTGCGCGACCTGACCCTGGAGTCGTTGCGGGCCGCCATCGGCCTGGTCCCGGAGAGCAGCTTCCTGTTCTCCGACTCCGTCCGCGACAACATCGCCTATGGCCACCCGGACGCCACCGACGCGCAGGTGCGCGCCGCGGCCCGCGCCGCCCAGGCCGACGGCTTCATTTCCGAGCTTCCCGAGGGCTATGACACCAAGGTCGGCGAGCAGGGGCTGACCCTGTCCGGCGGCCAGCGCCAGCGCGTCGCCCTGGCTCGCGCCATCCTCACCGACCCCCGGCTGCTGGTCCTGGACGATGCGACCTCGGCGGTCGACGCCCGGGTCGAGCACGAGATCCACGAGGCGCTGCGCGGCGTCATGGCGGGCCGTACGACCCTGCTCATCGCCCACCGCGCCTCCACCCTGGCGCTCGCCGACCGGATCGCCGTCCTCGACGGCGGGCGGCTGGTCGACCTCGGCACCCAGGAGGAGCTGGAGGACCGCTGTCCGCTCTACCGCAGGCTGCTGACCGACCCGGAGGAGCTGGGCGGCGTCGAGCGGGACCCGGCCGGGGAGCTGGCGGGTGCCTTCGACGGTGAGTTCGCCGACGGTGGACTGCGGGAACGGGACCCGGCAGCGGACACCGACGGGCCCGACGGGGTCCGGTCCGGTGCGGCGGGCCGTCCCGGGGCGGACGGCACGATCACCCCCGAACTGTGGGTCCGCCGGGAGCAGGAGGCCGAGGCGGGCGGGGCCGGGATGGCGGCCCGTGCGGCAGCCGCGGCCGGGCCCGGCATCGGCGCCGCGATGGCCGGACTGCCCGCGACACCCGAACTCCTCGCCCAGGTCGCCGCGCTGCCGCCCGCCACGGACACCCCGGACGTCGACGAGGACCGGGCCGTGCGCCCCGAGGGCTCCTACGGCCTGCGCCGCCTTCTGCACGGCTTCGGCGGGCCGCTGGCCTTCGCGCTGGCTCTGGTCACCGTGGACGCCCTCGCCGGGCTGCTGCTGCCGGTGCTGATCCGGCAGGGCATCGACGAGGGCGTCCGCCGTGGCGCGCTGATCGGTGTCTGGACGGCCGCTGTCATCGCCCTGGTCGTGGTCCTGGCCCAGTGGGCCGCGCAGATCGGCGGCAACCGCATGACCGGACGCATCGGCGAACGGATCCTCTACTCCCTCCGGCTCAAGATCTTCGCGCAGCTGCAGCGCCTCGGGCTCGACTACTACGAGCGCGAGCTGACCGGCAAGATCATGACGAGGATGACCACGGACGTGGACGCGCTGTCCACGTTCCTGCAGACCGGCCTGGTCACCGCCCTGGTCTCGATGCTGACCTTCTTCGGCATACTCGTCGCCCTGCTGGCCATCGACCTCCAGCTGGCCCTGGTCGTCTTCGCCACCCTCCCGCCGCTGATCATCGGCACGTACTTCTTCCGCAAGCAGAGCGTGCGGGCGTACGAGCTGGCGCGCGAGCGGATCAGCGTCGTCAACGGCGACCTCCAGGAGAGCGTGGCCGGACTGCGGATCGTGCAGGCGTTCCGGCGCGAGGGGCAGGGCGCGGAGCGGTTCGCCGCCCGCAGCGACGACTACCGCCGGGCCCGGGTCCGCGGCCAGTTCCTGATATCCGTCTACTTCCCGTTCGTCCAGCTGCTGTCGTCCGTGGCGGCGGCCCTGGTGCTGATCGTCGGCGCCGGCCGGGTCGGCTCCGGAACCCTCACCGCCGGTGCGCTGGTCGCCTACCTGCTCTACATCGATCTGTTCTTCGCCCCGGTCCAGCAGCTCTCCCAGGTCTTCGACGGCTACCAGCAGGCGTCCGTCTCGCTCGGCCGGATCCAGGAGCTGCTGCGCGAGCCGACGACCACCCCGGCCGTCGAGCGGCCCCGCGCGGTGCCCGCCCTGCGCGGCGCCATCACCTTCGACGATGTGCACTTCCACTACGGCGGCCAGGGGGAGGAGCCGGCGCTGGCCGGTGTCGCGCTGACCATCCCGGCCGGCCAGACCGTCGCCTTCGTCGGCGAGACCGGCGCGGGCAAGTCCACCCTGGTCAAGCTGGTCGCGCGGTACTACGACCCGTCCTCGGGCGCGGTCCGGGTCGACGGCACCGATCTGCGCGAACTGGACCTGACCGGCTACCGCCGCCGCCTCGGCGTCGTCCCCCAGGAGTCCTACCTCTTCGCCGGGACGGTCCGGGACGCCATCGCCTACGGCCGCCCGGACGCCACCGACGCCGAGGTGGAGGCCGCCGCGCGGGCCGTCGGCGCCCACCCGATGATCGCCACCCTGGACGGCGGCTACCTCCACGAGGTCGCCGAGCGCGGCCGCAACCTCTCGGCCGGCCAGCGGCAGCTGCTGGCGCTGGCCCGCGCCGAACTCGTCGACCCGGATGTGCTGTTGCTCGACGAGGCCACCGCGTCCCTGGACCTGGCCACCGAAGCGGTCGTCAACCAGGCCACCGACCGGCTCGTCGGCCGCCGCACCACCCTCGTCGTCGCCCACCGGCTGACCACCGCGGCCCGCGCGGACCGGGTCGTGGTGCTCGACCAGGGCCGCATAGTCGAGGACGGCAGCCATGCCCAGCTCCTCGCCCACGACGGCCGCTATGCGGAGCTGTGGCGCACCTTCACGGGCGAGGAGGAGGAACTGGCGGCCTGAGACCGGGGAGGGCGGACGGCCTGAGGCCGGGGGGCCGGGCGGTCTGACGCCGGGGGAGGCGGACGGCCTGACGCCGGGGGAGGTCGGGCGGCCTGACGGCCTGTCCCCTGGGCCGTTCGGGTGCCGGTGCGCGGCAGCCCGACGCGGACGGCTGATCCACCGAACGGCGCCAAGGGCTGGTGGCACCCCCGCCGCGCCGATAGGTTCAGCCCGACCTTTGCTATCCCAAGGGGAGGGTGCATGCGCAAGGCCACCAGATGGCTGCTGTCGCTCGCGGTGCTCATAGGCACGGCGGGAGCCGGCAGCACGCCGGCCGGGGCGGCGACCGCCGCCGGGCCGCGGACCGAGGACATCAAGGACCGGATCCTGGCGATTCCGGGGATGAGCCTCATCGAGGAAAAGCCGGTCGACGGCTACCGCTACTTCGTTTTGAATTACACCCAGCCGGTTGACCACAGGCACCCCTCGAAGGGGACCTTCCAGCAGCGGCTGACCCTGCTGCACAA contains these protein-coding regions:
- a CDS encoding discoidin domain-containing protein, which translates into the protein MHPSPQHPVDRPPQPPGERAPRPVAPRSRKLVAPLLATALIAVLAPVSASASAPVPAPEPAEAAQGPCLKGDGWTATSTKIDPKDSHHAYVGNGYLGQRVPPNGTGYAAPGGTTGWPLKTPEYDGSFVSGLYAKGPKDLKGRQAIAAIPTWTTLDVATGGAHPDTFTSATEPGRISNYRQTLSLRCGFVRTSLTWTAADGRATDLVYDVLADRTDAHTGAVRLRMTPHWSGAATVTDSLDGRGARRMTPSGDGATTGGRQTGGKEAGGGGKETGGKESAGKESAGKESGGKEAGGKEAGAAGTGRTMDVGFRTDGTKTEGAVASTLRAGPGVRANPPGPAARQDKLSNRQRVSFPVRSGRSYELTKYVGVDTALTSRSPRADADAASRRAADRGWDALFARHSAAWQRLWRSDIEVKGRRDLQAWVRSAQYGLLANTRAGNRNSIGPTGLTSDNYAGEIFWDAETWMYPGLLAAHPALARSIVDYRYKTRAGAAANARKLGYDGLFYSWTSGSKGDLWTECHSWDPPHCKTQNHLMGDISLATWQYYLATKDTAWLKSRGWPVLKGIAEFWASRATRNTDGSYSVKNVAGPDEYSNGVNDAVFTNAGAATALRHAARVATILGEKAPASWKTIADKLRIPYDSKKKIFEQYAGYKGTTIKQADTVLLMYPLEWPMSQTQAARTLDFYAGHTDPDGPAMTDSVHAIDAAGIGEAGCSTYTYLLRSIKPFVRGPFNEFSEARGDKAGADDPHAGKPAQDFLTGKGGFLQTFTHGLTGLRLREDRVRLDPMLPPQLSDGVTLRGLHWQGRTYDVAIGAHQTTVRLTAGAPMRIESPEGEKIVSRGVPAVLKTRRPDLAATSNAARCTTATATSEEPGLYAGAAVDGNATTAWVPDAATGTLTVDLGRTTSVGQITPHWNGTRPKSFNVQVSRDGKHWTGTGYAGRTPARYVRVTVTGDTSPLADGKPKPHPGISELTVERAKDLTAERGK
- a CDS encoding ATP-binding cassette domain-containing protein, translated to MNTTRQGAAVNASGIGVEGPRGWAFRGVAITAEPGTLIALQGPSGSGRTCLLLALTGRMRITEGEATVAGLPLPKRMGSVRSRTALAHVPGVADLEPALTVGEHLKEQALLGHRIQGSLSASLPWGKRHKEATRARVDAALAAARLDPDTLPKGLRTTVRDLERIEALRLSVALGLMHGPQLLAVDDVDLKLADAERTEAWQLLRDLAREGLTVVAAGDGAPEDALIVSTARTATEAADAKTDAAPQTDAESATPQTDAESATPQTDAESTEPAPTPAPAQDDDTPKEDTAHAFAKTGRA
- a CDS encoding ABC transporter ATP-binding protein, yielding MSTGGRHRVAGTDTERAGWARRLTRDCWQYRKDVLLALGSSLVGMAVLALVPLVPKLIIDDVIVRHERSIGPWAALLVVAAVVVYVLTYVRRFYGGRLALDVQHDLRTRMFGSIARLDGRRQDELSTGQVVGRATSDLQLIQSLLFMLPMMIGNVLLFAVSLAVMAVLSPLLTVVALAVAPALWFIAKRSRARLFPATWYAQGQAAAVAGVVDGAVTGVRVVKGFGQEDQETGKLREVSRRLFAGRLRTVRLNARYTPALQAVPALGQVAMLALGGWMATQGQVTLGTFVAFSTYLAQLVGPVRMLAMMLTVGQQARAGVERVYELIDTEPSIAERPDAHELPADAPATVEFDGVTFGYAPLHEGEGEGDGEDAGAGAGDGAGAGNGAGSGPAARPVRPVLEDFSLRIEAGETVAVVGTSGSGKSTVSLLLPRFYDVSAGRVLVGGHDVRDLTLESLRAAIGLVPESSFLFSDSVRDNIAYGHPDATDAQVRAAARAAQADGFISELPEGYDTKVGEQGLTLSGGQRQRVALARAILTDPRLLVLDDATSAVDARVEHEIHEALRGVMAGRTTLLIAHRASTLALADRIAVLDGGRLVDLGTQEELEDRCPLYRRLLTDPEELGGVERDPAGELAGAFDGEFADGGLRERDPAADTDGPDGVRSGAAGRPGADGTITPELWVRREQEAEAGGAGMAARAAAAAGPGIGAAMAGLPATPELLAQVAALPPATDTPDVDEDRAVRPEGSYGLRRLLHGFGGPLAFALALVTVDALAGLLLPVLIRQGIDEGVRRGALIGVWTAAVIALVVVLAQWAAQIGGNRMTGRIGERILYSLRLKIFAQLQRLGLDYYERELTGKIMTRMTTDVDALSTFLQTGLVTALVSMLTFFGILVALLAIDLQLALVVFATLPPLIIGTYFFRKQSVRAYELARERISVVNGDLQESVAGLRIVQAFRREGQGAERFAARSDDYRRARVRGQFLISVYFPFVQLLSSVAAALVLIVGAGRVGSGTLTAGALVAYLLYIDLFFAPVQQLSQVFDGYQQASVSLGRIQELLREPTTTPAVERPRAVPALRGAITFDDVHFHYGGQGEEPALAGVALTIPAGQTVAFVGETGAGKSTLVKLVARYYDPSSGAVRVDGTDLRELDLTGYRRRLGVVPQESYLFAGTVRDAIAYGRPDATDAEVEAAARAVGAHPMIATLDGGYLHEVAERGRNLSAGQRQLLALARAELVDPDVLLLDEATASLDLATEAVVNQATDRLVGRRTTLVVAHRLTTAARADRVVVLDQGRIVEDGSHAQLLAHDGRYAELWRTFTGEEEELAA